Below is a genomic region from Brassica oleracea var. oleracea cultivar TO1000 chromosome C9, BOL, whole genome shotgun sequence.
TCTCTTGAGATTCTAATTAGCCAAAACACCATGTGAGCAACATACATGAATAGCAAATAATCATTATATGATATCATGATTACAAACTATAAAAAATACTTATACATACATTTAGCAAGAAATATCACGTCATATGTTCAACTTTTGATTCAGTTTTAATTCATAAAATAAACAAAATCTAATATTTTTTTGCAAGTTCTGAGATTATCATATATCTATTGGATTTTTTTTAAAGAAAATAACACAATGATATGACAAAATCTTTGTGTATATTATAAAAATATCTATAAGTCTATATAAAAACGATTATCTATTAGTTAAGTTCATAAATTAAAATCTGATAATTCCACAAACGTGAGTTGAAAAATACAGTAGTTATATACTGTATATATCATAATTAAGCATACTTAACATATGGTAATATATAGTATGGAGAATTGTTTTCCGACATTTTTATTATAGTTCGCTTTATAGCACATAAAAAAGGAAAAGATTCTACAGAGGTTGTGGCCTTGACTGAACAATGTAAACATCTTCACCAACCAAACAACCTTCGACGTCTTGTGCACATCCAAAGTTCCTTTCCAAGAAGAAACCAACAGAACCAAGTCTCTGACCGAGCTTCTGTCTAAACACTGAGTCAACCGTTAACCGTTTCTTGCTATAGTCAACGGTTAACCGAACGTATTTTCCATCAGCAGGACCTTTTCCTGACACAAGAAGCTCTTCACTGAAGTTTGCAAACGCTAAGGTTTCCACAATCCCATCAAGCTTACCCGAAGCAAGTCTCCACGGTGTTCCCCTCGTCCCCGAAGCTAAAGTCTCACCTAAACCAGGAGCTATCTCAGCTTCCACTAGGTTGCTGTCTGGATCAGCTGGACTTACAGTGTGAAGAACGAAAGATAAGTCAGGAGACAGCATCTCTTGTACCAGAACCGCCATTGAAGCTTCTCTTTGAGAGACACCAGCGGCTCTACGGCTTAGAACAGCTCTTCTTGTGTAGAGAGAAGCCCAAACTTGGCAAATAGAGTCAGAAAACACCAAAGGATCTGAGGGACTCACGTTGGGAATTGATTCATAGAGTCCTGCTGCTGACATTCCAGCTAAGTCCTCAACGTTGGCGCTTGAACGAACAATGAGACGAGCGTCTTTGGGAAACGCTTTGCTTATGGTGTTGATTGTTTCTTTAGGCACTTGCAGTGATTTCATCACTTCATGGATCTGATCACATATGCTGTCTAGCTCACCGCCTTCAGGTCTGGCGGTTTCTAACTTCTCTAACAGAGGTGCAAACTTTTCTTCCGAGTTGCTTTGCTTTAGAGCTAGCTCCATTGATCCAAAAGGTATGACAACTCCCGCTGGAACCTTGAATGAGGCTGGAACTCCGTTCTCGCTGTCCACTGCACATTTATTATAAAAATCAATGTTCAAGAAATGGTTAGGCACTTTATATGGAATTACTGATTAGTCGGGCATCTAGGCGCTGCCTAAAAAGAAACCGCGCAAAATCAGATTTGGTTCTAGTGAGTTTAATCCCTTTTAAGAGATTGAGAAAACTTTACCTCTGGTAGAGGCTGCTGCTAAAGATGCAAGGAGACCACATGCAGCAGCTTTCGAACCAGATGTTGATGCATCTGAATCCGCAAGTTCTATGATTCCTCCACTAGGGATATCCTGTGGATGAACGTTGTATATCATCAGTATGCTAGCAGAGGGTTAAGTGTACAATCATAACTTTACCTTGGATGAGTAAAGGAGGCTCTCAGAAGATGAGGAGAGAGGCTTTGACTCTTCATCATCCTTAGATACACTTTTCTTATCAGTTTTTTTCTTAGCATTGGATTTGGATTTGGATTTGGATTTGGGAGTACGACTGCTATCCTCAGTTGAGAGTATCAGATTAACATGGCTTGGAGATGCTTCCAACCTGTAAGGTTTCATAGTAGAGATAACATTTGAGAAGAGACAGACACGAGCTTCTTGTTTTTATGAGGGATTGAAGCTAATTAATATTACCTCACATATTTTCCCACAAGTCGCCGTATATCAGCCACCTTGTCATCATCATCACATGTCACAAAGACAATCTTCTCCTGTGGGAAACATTATGTGAAATGAAGAGTTTCAACAATTCACTTCACAATAAAAATTTAATGAAATAAAATAAGAGAAGAAAGGTTATTGCCTGCCGAGCTCTAACGCCAAGGTGAGACAAGTGAGGTAACTCCTGGAGAAGCATGACTCCAGCTATGTTTCCATTAGCAGCACTTACCTGTCAAAGCATGTTTATGAGGAAATCGTTAGCATGATGTTGAGAATCACGGTGAGGTTGAATCTTAGGTAAGAGACCTCTTCATCGCCATCAGCTTTGTTAACCAAGAGAATAATAGGACCACCACCAGTTGATGGTAATGATCCAGGCACAATGCTCTGAACCTGCAAATTACAAAAAGCCACAAATGTAAATCTCATCAAAGTTACAAAGTAGTAAACTCAAAATCTCAGCTATGTATTCATTAGCCTTCTCAACGTACCTGAACTAATGTCCCAGAAGTCGATCCAGGTACAATGACGTCCCATCCCTCAGAACCAAGTGAGTTTCTTACAGCTTTTAGAAGAACAGTGCAGAGCTTAGAGATCTGGAAAATTATACTGCAAGGTGGAAGGAACCACAGGTTTAGTCAGAAGAAAATAAATCAAGAGAACGAATGTTTTAAGTAATTATAACCAACAAAACATTCTCAAATGAGGTTGTTTGTACAGCTTAAGCCTTAAGCTAAGAACGGGCTTGAACTTACCCAGCACGAATCTCTGCTTCTGTATAGGTCTTGACACTGTTCTCTGGAATGCCTAGAGCTCTTCCTAGTATCTAAAATGATAAAACACGTTTCATATAGATTAGTAACAGAGTGATAATTTGATCACATTATGAGGAGAAGTCTGTACCTCAACATTAGGAGGGAATATTTGAAGAAGTAAATCAGAATATTCTGATGTTAATCTCCTTGCTCGATCAAGACTTGCTTTCAGCCTCATGGCCCAAATGGTTTTCCCATCCTCTTCCCCTTCATGAAAAAAAGAGGATGCATTTTCAGAACTAGCCTTACACATCAGAGTTACATAAGAACGAGTTGATGTATGTTGAGAGAAGGTAGTAACCTTCTTTTTCAAGTAGGTCTCTCTCTCGCCAAGCGAGGAGTTCATTTCCAATAGCTAAACACTCTTCTTGCTTCCAACCAGATAGACCTACTTGCTGAACACCCAATACCAAAGCATCCAGAGGATCTTTCCACGAGGCAACACTTCTTGACTCCACATCTTTTGCTAGTTGAACAGCTCCTCCCATAGATTCAAGAGCATTGAGGAATCTAACTCAAAATCATTGACAAGTTAAATAACATCAAAAGGAAAATATTGCTCCAAAAAGAAATAAAAAAAAAATCTTATGCACACCTGCTTAGTAGAACAAAAAAGTAGTCCTCAAGGCCAATCTCACAAAGCCGCCACTAATCAAAGGTAGCAAACTATATAAATAAATAAATTGCTACATAATAATGATGAATTGTATTAAAATTAAGCTCACCTTCTGGCGCATTGCAATGGCAGCATCAGGAGCATCATTTCGCAAACCGCTGTTAAGTTCCTTAATGATTGTTTCTCTTAGAGAAGCCAGAGATTGCATAGTTTTAACCAACTCCAAAACGTTGCTCGACTCTCCAGATGCGTCAAGGCGCTGGAAAATATAAATATCACAATCAAGACTCCTGAAGAGGACTACAAATAACAAACATTGCAAAGATTGTATTTAATAAGAGCTTTACCTCTTTACACTCAAAAAATAATTTGAGAGCAGAAAGACCTCTCTCATCCATAGAAATTTTCATAGATTCAAGTTGTTCAGTGAGGCTGCAACAAGATACAAGAGTTATATAATTATACAGTAAGTGGGGGAGCATAGGTTTGCCTTTACCTTCCGGCATTAAAGAAATCCTTAAGCTCATTATGGAATATTCTGAATTGCTCCACAAAGTCTCCACTGTATTTTCCTGGGGTCTCAGTGATTCTCTCAAGCATTGCTTCTGTTGCAATTAGATCTTCTGGACCAGCGTTCCGGTGAAGCTTGTTTTGTATGGTATGCTTGATTTCTTGCTGGTACAAAGATTGGTAATATGAATACTATGACCAGTAAATGATCTTTAATGACTAAACAGCTAAAAGAGAGAGTATTATTATTTACCTTGAGATCATGAGGAATGTCATTGCGATGGGCTATGTCTCTAATTCTAGTTAGAGGGACAGATGCAGTAAACTCTGCTTTGAAAGAAGGTAAACATGGATGGATTTTTCTAGCGACAAGCACTTCCTACCAAATTAAAACATATCCAATTTAGAGAAAGCTACAGGTAAGTCAACAACAGGCTGTGAAAGCAGATGTGTCACCTCTGCAGTAGCATCTTTCTTGCTGCAAATGTTCTCCAACTCACGAAATATAAGCCTGGAAATCTCAGCGTGATGGTTTGGACGGTGATGCCCTCCATCTTCAAAGCAAGGAATCTGACCTGTATTTATCCACTGCATACAATGCCAAACAAACAAAAAAATCGAAAAATAAACTAGTTGAACTCCCAGATATGTTCAAGAAATCGCTAGGCGGTGGTTAGGTGCCTTATAGAGGATTATTTTTTAGGCGGGCACTTACAACCTTTTTTTAAAACAATGCAATATAGATTAGTGTATAAAGAAAAAAAAGAGAGAAACCTTCAAATAAACTGCAGAGTAAATGAGCGCTTTCAACCGTTCCTCCCTCTCAACACTCCCAACTATGACCTCACTTACCAACTCAAGCTTTCAACACAAGAGTACACATTAACCAATTAGAGACGTTACATTATCCAAAAATGAAATCTTTTAACTTAAAAAAGACACATGCAAGATACCTTCTTCCGCCAGTTCCTAGAGCTGCGATCACCTTCCACCATCTTAAGAGCTGAGCCTTCAAGACCACTAGCATCCCAATTCCTACCAACTTCTCTACTACCATGCTCATTAGAACGCATAAAGGAAGCATCTTTCCCTTGCCACTGCCCGCCCAATGTACTCTTCCGAAGCTGCACACCATTATCACCACCAACGTCGTAGCTATCACCGCTCTCCTCCCCACCAGCATCATCATCAACAAGAGGCAAATCAAGGGCTTCTCCAGTGGCATCCCAGTGGCAAACAACGGAGAAGCTCCCGGAATCAGGAAGCTTAAGGACACGATTGTCACCAGACTCCCATGAGAGTGAGCCATCTTTCTTGA
It encodes:
- the LOC106315486 gene encoding phosphoglucan, water dikinase, chloroplastic, with protein sequence MESIGSHFHGSPFTFTTTRNSSLPSLVHFTRRAAHLPRRSDRLKISPSRLTCCCSASSSSSSTTIEEQRKNRDGSGGKVKLNVRLDRQVKFGEHVAMFGSAKEIGCWKEKSPLAWSEKGWVCELELSGGEALEFKFVVVKKDGSLSWESGDNRVLKLPDSGSFSVVCHWDATGEALDLPLVDDDAGGEESGDSYDVGGDNGVQLRKSTLGGQWQGKDASFMRSNEHGSREVGRNWDASGLEGSALKMVEGDRSSRNWRKKLELVSEVIVGSVEREERLKALIYSAVYLKWINTGQIPCFEDGGHHRPNHHAEISRLIFRELENICSKKDATAEEVLVARKIHPCLPSFKAEFTASVPLTRIRDIAHRNDIPHDLKQEIKHTIQNKLHRNAGPEDLIATEAMLERITETPGKYSGDFVEQFRIFHNELKDFFNAGSLTEQLESMKISMDERGLSALKLFFECKERLDASGESSNVLELVKTMQSLASLRETIIKELNSGLRNDAPDAAIAMRQKWRLCEIGLEDYFFVLLSRFLNALESMGGAVQLAKDVESRSVASWKDPLDALVLGVQQVGLSGWKQEECLAIGNELLAWRERDLLEKEGEEDGKTIWAMRLKASLDRARRLTSEYSDLLLQIFPPNVEILGRALGIPENSVKTYTEAEIRAGIIFQISKLCTVLLKAVRNSLGSEGWDVIVPGSTSGTLVQVQSIVPGSLPSTGGGPIILLVNKADGDEEVSAANGNIAGVMLLQELPHLSHLGVRARQEKIVFVTCDDDDKVADIRRLVGKYVRLEASPSHVNLILSTEDSSRTPKSKSKSKSNAKKKTDKKSVSKDDEESKPLSSSSESLLYSSKDIPSGGIIELADSDASTSGSKAAACGLLASLAAASTRVDSENGVPASFKVPAGVVIPFGSMELALKQSNSEEKFAPLLEKLETARPEGGELDSICDQIHEVMKSLQVPKETINTISKAFPKDARLIVRSSANVEDLAGMSAAGLYESIPNVSPSDPLVFSDSICQVWASLYTRRAVLSRRAAGVSQREASMAVLVQEMLSPDLSFVLHTVSPADPDSNLVEAEIAPGLGETLASGTRGTPWRLASGKLDGIVETLAFANFSEELLVSGKGPADGKYVRLTVDYSKKRLTVDSVFRQKLGQRLGSVGFFLERNFGCAQDVEGCLVGEDVYIVQSRPQPL